Within the Plesiomonas shigelloides genome, the region AACCCTGCAACAAGGGATGAGCGCCTCACAGGCGTTGATGCACCTGTTCACTGTGTTAGCCGGTCAGAATACCGCTCGTGCTATGGCCGATGTTGAGTGCGGAGTTAGGGGCGAGGTTCAACCGCATGGCGCAATGCGTACAGAGCCTGCGCATGCTGGTTTTCCCATTTTAGTTGCGCATGGCGCGGCCATTGAACAGCAGTTTTTGCAGCAGTGGGTGAGTACCTGCTTCGGCCTACAGGCGGAGTTACCGCTGCTGTGGCTCGATACTTTGGCTCTGGAACGCTCGCTGGTAAGCAATCGACATTCTGCTCGGCGAGATTATCGACTCAGTGAGATTCGCCGCAGTTACGGATTGCCCGCTTATCTGGCGCACAATGCCCTAGCCGATGCCGTCGCGACGGGGGAATTGCTGTTGGTACAGATGAAACACATCTTTGCCGGTCGGCGTCCGCAACTGGGTGAGCTGTATCGGCGTAGTCTGTCGTGACGCGTTAAGGTAAGCGGGTACTCACGTACCCAGCTTGAGCAGCAAGATCCCCGCTAAGATAGTCAGGCCAGCTAACAGTCGCCGCCGCTGTAGCGGCTCGCCGAGCCACACAACCGAAAGCAGTAGCGCGAACAGCACGCTGCTTTCACGTAGGGCCGCGACTAAGCCAATCGGAGCCTGACTCATCGCCCAAATTACGATCCCGTAAGCGATAAGTGACAGCGCACCGCCAATGGCACTGCGCACCAACACTCGACGCCCCGGTCGCCACCAATGTACACCGGCATAGCGGCGTAGTAAGAATGGCGTGAGCAACGCAGTTAAGGAAAACAGCCACAGCGCATAGCGGATCGGCATGTCACCGGCTCGAGCTCCCATGCCATCAGCCAGCGAATAGCCGGTGGTGCACAAGGCGGTCGCGCCGATGGTGGCCATTAAGCGCACTCGGCTTACTGTTGGGGCTTGAACTGCGGTGGTTTGCGGCGTGCCCGCTATCGGTGACACAGCGCGCACCGCGCTGGCTCGCGCCATCAATAAAATGCCGCCAATCAGCACTACTGCGC harbors:
- a CDS encoding exonuclease domain-containing protein yields the protein MSIFSALRHFRRDPLSRLALRREHFLTLQAVQPLVHQFLLPPLPASDVDPWSLDMLVLDMETTGLDAQQDSVLSLGMVPIRAGMVQLGQSQHLYLDACAQVRADTAVINHILPQTLQQGMSASQALMHLFTVLAGQNTARAMADVECGVRGEVQPHGAMRTEPAHAGFPILVAHGAAIEQQFLQQWVSTCFGLQAELPLLWLDTLALERSLVSNRHSARRDYRLSEIRRSYGLPAYLAHNALADAVATGELLLVQMKHIFAGRRPQLGELYRRSLS
- a CDS encoding DMT family transporter, which gives rise to MTGSVFAAILLAAFLHALWNALAKRHPQGQTGVQWVALFSGVFALLPLPWVGLPHAAELPWLMLSLLMHTGYLLFLGKAYQLGDFGQIYPLARGSAPLLTLLAGAVLLGEWPPETAALGAVVLIGGILLMARASAVRAVSPIAGTPQTTAVQAPTVSRVRLMATIGATALCTTGYSLADGMGARAGDMPIRYALWLFSLTALLTPFLLRRYAGVHWWRPGRRVLVRSAIGGALSLIAYGIVIWAMSQAPIGLVAALRESSVLFALLLSVVWLGEPLQRRRLLAGLTILAGILLLKLGT